In Holophagales bacterium, one DNA window encodes the following:
- a CDS encoding serine hydrolase produces the protein MRARSLVAAALLAGCASTPPGTMPASRSTDPALDAAGEPLRHLLTSRPALRDAVARAAELRLQVVLGVIEPGSDGRPVLRQHTYRAGAEYFYPASAVKLFAAVAALERLHELADESGLPVDVDTPLAFSPLFPGETVRDADPTNLAGGTITVRHELRKLFLVSDNEAFNRLYELVGQDRLAASLARAGLGTARLVHRLSVVRTAEENRQMPRVELRVPPEDGGPLVLPERRTAPLPPPPPVPGLAVGTAYFAGDQKLAGPMDFAPKNRFSLVDLQRGLCAVVRPDVDCGGAAYSLTDADRALLHEAMSQFPRQSANPVYDPAAYPDSWSKLLLPGLEKRLPRDRFRIDNKFGQAYGFSTENAWVVDAATGRGFFLAATLYTNADGVLNDDAYDYASVATPFFTALGESLAEWFWPEGASAQPKNR, from the coding sequence GTGAGAGCCCGGTCGCTCGTGGCCGCGGCGTTGCTCGCCGGCTGCGCCTCGACTCCGCCCGGCACGATGCCTGCCTCCCGCTCCACCGATCCCGCCCTCGACGCGGCGGGCGAGCCGCTCCGCCATCTCCTGACCTCGCGGCCGGCGCTGCGCGACGCGGTGGCTCGCGCCGCCGAGCTCCGGCTGCAGGTCGTCCTCGGCGTGATCGAGCCGGGAAGCGACGGCCGCCCGGTGCTCCGCCAGCACACCTATCGGGCGGGCGCCGAGTACTTCTACCCGGCGAGCGCGGTGAAGCTCTTCGCCGCCGTCGCCGCGCTCGAACGACTGCACGAGCTCGCCGACGAGAGCGGCCTGCCGGTCGATGTCGACACGCCGCTCGCCTTCTCGCCGCTCTTCCCCGGCGAGACCGTGCGCGACGCCGACCCGACCAACCTCGCCGGCGGCACGATCACCGTCCGACACGAGCTGCGCAAGCTCTTCCTGGTCTCCGACAACGAGGCGTTCAACCGGCTCTACGAGCTCGTCGGGCAGGACCGGCTTGCCGCCTCCCTCGCCCGCGCCGGGCTCGGCACGGCGCGCCTCGTGCATCGCCTGTCGGTGGTGCGCACGGCGGAGGAGAACCGCCAGATGCCACGCGTCGAGCTCCGCGTGCCGCCGGAGGACGGCGGCCCGCTCGTGCTCCCCGAGCGGCGCACGGCGCCACTCCCTCCGCCGCCGCCCGTGCCCGGGCTCGCCGTCGGCACCGCCTATTTCGCCGGCGACCAGAAGCTCGCCGGTCCGATGGACTTCGCGCCGAAGAACCGCTTCAGCCTGGTCGACCTCCAGCGCGGGCTCTGTGCCGTGGTGCGCCCCGACGTCGACTGCGGCGGCGCGGCGTACTCACTCACCGACGCCGATCGCGCGCTGCTGCACGAAGCGATGAGTCAGTTCCCGCGCCAGTCGGCCAACCCGGTCTACGACCCGGCCGCATACCCGGACTCCTGGTCGAAGCTCCTCCTGCCGGGCCTCGAGAAGCGTCTGCCGCGCGACCGATTCCGCATCGACAACAAGTTCGGTCAGGCCTACGGCTTCTCCACCGAGAACGCCTGGGTCGTCGACGCGGCGACCGGCCGTGGCTTCTTCCTCGCCGCGACCCTCTACACCAACGCCGACGGCGTGCTCAACGACGACGCCTACGACTACGCGAGCGTCGCCACGCCGTTCTTCACCGCGCTCGGCGAATCGCTGGCGGAGTGGTTCTGGCCGGAGGGCGCGAGCGCTCAGCCGAAGAACAGGTAG
- a CDS encoding spore maturation protein: MLNKIWASFFLIALVAAAGKSFLGGDYTVWAAMVTAAFEMAKTGFEISLGLTGMMCLWLGVMKLGELGGAIDAVAWAFGPLLRRLFPGVPKGHPAMGAMVMNIAANMLGLDNAATPLGLKAMKELQSLNPDPETATNDQILFLVLNTSALTLIPISIFVYRAQLGAADPTDVFIPLLIATFCSATMGILVTGTIHRMKFADPVLLAYFGGIAGVVVSMVLYFGSLPKGELERQSSIVSNIFIFCLIAVFILAALRKKVPVYESFVTGAKEGFQVAVGIIPYLVAMLVAIGILRASGVLDLAINGLRSAVAAIGWDARWVDGVPTMLMRPLSGSGARGMMIETMKSHGADSFAGRLVSVVQGSSETTFYIMAVYFGSVGIKRERHAIPCGLLADLGGFLGSIFVCYLFFG, translated from the coding sequence ATGCTCAACAAGATCTGGGCCTCGTTCTTCCTCATCGCCCTGGTCGCGGCGGCCGGCAAATCGTTCCTCGGCGGCGACTACACGGTCTGGGCGGCGATGGTCACCGCGGCGTTCGAGATGGCGAAGACCGGCTTCGAGATTTCGCTCGGCCTGACCGGCATGATGTGTCTCTGGCTCGGCGTGATGAAGCTCGGCGAGCTCGGCGGAGCGATCGACGCCGTCGCCTGGGCGTTCGGCCCGCTACTGCGGCGCCTCTTCCCCGGCGTGCCGAAGGGTCACCCGGCGATGGGCGCGATGGTGATGAACATCGCCGCCAACATGCTCGGCCTCGACAACGCCGCCACGCCGCTCGGCCTCAAGGCGATGAAGGAGCTGCAGTCGCTCAACCCGGACCCGGAGACGGCGACCAACGATCAGATCCTCTTCCTGGTGCTCAACACCTCGGCGCTCACCCTGATCCCGATCTCGATCTTCGTCTACCGGGCGCAGCTCGGCGCCGCCGACCCGACCGACGTCTTCATCCCGCTGCTCATCGCCACCTTCTGCTCGGCGACGATGGGCATCCTGGTGACCGGCACGATCCACCGGATGAAGTTCGCCGACCCCGTGCTGCTCGCCTACTTCGGCGGGATCGCCGGCGTCGTCGTGTCGATGGTGCTCTACTTCGGCAGCCTTCCCAAGGGGGAGCTCGAACGGCAGTCGTCGATCGTCTCGAACATCTTCATCTTCTGCCTGATCGCCGTCTTCATCCTCGCCGCGCTGCGCAAGAAGGTTCCGGTCTACGAGTCGTTCGTCACCGGCGCCAAGGAGGGGTTCCAGGTGGCGGTCGGGATCATCCCCTACCTCGTGGCGATGCTGGTGGCGATCGGCATCCTGCGGGCGAGCGGCGTCCTCGACCTGGCGATCAACGGCCTGCGTTCGGCGGTGGCGGCGATCGGCTGGGACGCCCGCTGGGTCGACGGGGTGCCGACGATGCTGATGCGTCCGCTCTCCGGCAGCGGGGCGCGCGGCATGATGATCGAGACGATGAAATCGCACGGCGCCGACTCGTTCGCCGGGCGGCTGGTGAGCGTCGTCCAGGGCAGCAGCGAGACGACCTTCTACATCATGGCCGTCTACTTCGGTTCGGTGGGCATCAAGCGCGAGCGGCACGCCATCCCATGCGGCCTGCTCGCCGACCTCGGCGGCTTCCTCGGCTCGATCTTCGTCTGCTACCTGTTCTTCGGCTGA
- a CDS encoding DUF3011 domain-containing protein: protein MPRPRPALRLALLSAVALVTAPLIAQYGPDSREACRRAASVLVNQEARWDDARSGARGVSNTLNWRAADGTYGTCSVDGRGRVYAVRVERWGEASSGIDVWPGSGAGEMVRTLRCESDRDRRRECEIPRGASVRLVDRLSSSPCVLGRTWGYNRHEIWVDNGCRAVFEVRW, encoded by the coding sequence ATGCCACGCCCCCGCCCCGCCCTTCGCCTCGCCCTGCTCTCCGCCGTCGCCCTCGTCACCGCGCCGCTCATCGCCCAGTACGGGCCGGACTCGCGCGAGGCCTGCCGGCGCGCGGCGAGCGTCCTGGTCAACCAGGAGGCGCGCTGGGACGACGCGCGCAGCGGCGCCCGCGGGGTGAGCAACACGCTCAATTGGCGCGCCGCCGACGGCACCTACGGCACCTGCTCGGTCGACGGCCGGGGTCGCGTCTACGCCGTGCGCGTCGAGCGCTGGGGCGAGGCCTCGAGCGGCATCGACGTCTGGCCGGGCAGCGGCGCCGGGGAGATGGTCCGCACCCTGCGCTGCGAGTCGGATCGCGACCGTCGCCGGGAGTGCGAGATCCCTCGCGGGGCGTCGGTGCGGCTCGTCGACCGGCTGAGCAGCTCACCCTGCGTGCTCGGACGCACCTGGGGCTACAACCGCCACGAGATCTGGGTCGACAACGGCTGCCGCGCGGTCTTCGAAGTGCGGTGGTGA
- a CDS encoding PAS domain-containing protein → MVEGAWAKELPFAITVCDREGVTLEMNDRAAQTHAKDGGRELIGKSLVDCHPEPARHRLLELLQSGQLNVYTIEKDGVKKLIYQSPWYRDGVYQGLVELSLPIPFELPHFVRG, encoded by the coding sequence ATGGTTGAAGGTGCCTGGGCCAAGGAGCTGCCGTTCGCGATCACCGTCTGCGACCGCGAGGGCGTGACCCTCGAGATGAACGATCGTGCCGCGCAGACGCATGCAAAGGACGGAGGACGCGAGCTGATCGGCAAGAGCCTCGTCGACTGTCACCCCGAGCCCGCCCGCCATCGCCTCCTCGAGCTCCTCCAGAGCGGTCAGCTCAACGTCTACACCATCGAGAAGGACGGGGTGAAGAAGCTCATCTACCAGTCCCCCTGGTACCGGGACGGCGTCTACCAGGGCCTGGTCGAGCTCTCGCTCCCCATCCCGTTCGAGCTGCCCCACTTCGTCCGCGGCTGA
- the hydA gene encoding dihydropyrimidinase, translating into MGLLLRNGTMITADRRWTGDLRCRDGRIAELGDELEPVDGEATFDATGLLVFPGGVDPHVHLSLLVAGTVSADDFASGSAAALAGGTTTLIDFVHPERGESFVSALDARLLEAERSLVDYGLHLGVTWWGDGTAEEMRRCVLEEGVPSFKVYLAYKGTVGIDDRDLVQVMAEARTLGATILVHAEHGEIIELLRDRMALAGLTAPRYHALSRPPETEEEATARMAMLAGLTGATTYVVHVTCAEAAAAIARARERGVEIVGETCPQYLLLDDAVYDRPDFAGAAFVVSPPIRPRGHQTALWKALAAGTLQVVATDHCPFTQAQKAAGRDDFRRIPGGAAGIEHRLSLLWTFGVGTGRIDAHRFVDLVSTRPAKLFGLYPRKGAIAVGSDADLVLWDPGATATISAATHRHRNDASIYEGFEIEGAPAAVVARGELRYRDGQILAEPGSGRFLVRQPNLVR; encoded by the coding sequence ATGGGCCTGCTCCTGCGCAACGGCACGATGATCACCGCCGACCGGCGGTGGACCGGCGACCTGCGCTGTCGCGACGGACGGATCGCCGAGCTCGGCGACGAGCTCGAGCCGGTCGACGGCGAGGCGACCTTCGACGCGACCGGGCTGCTCGTCTTTCCGGGCGGGGTCGATCCGCACGTCCATCTCTCGCTGCTGGTCGCCGGCACGGTGTCGGCCGACGACTTCGCCAGCGGCAGCGCCGCGGCGCTCGCCGGCGGCACCACGACGCTGATCGACTTCGTCCATCCCGAGCGCGGAGAGAGCTTCGTGTCGGCGCTCGATGCCCGGCTGCTCGAGGCGGAGCGCTCGCTCGTCGACTACGGTCTGCACCTCGGCGTCACCTGGTGGGGCGACGGCACGGCCGAGGAGATGCGCCGTTGCGTGCTCGAGGAAGGGGTGCCGTCGTTCAAGGTCTACCTCGCCTACAAGGGCACGGTCGGAATCGACGACCGCGATCTCGTCCAGGTGATGGCCGAGGCCCGGACGCTCGGGGCGACGATCCTCGTGCACGCCGAGCACGGCGAGATCATCGAGCTGCTGCGCGACCGGATGGCGCTCGCCGGGTTGACGGCGCCGCGCTACCACGCCCTTTCGCGCCCGCCGGAGACCGAGGAGGAGGCGACCGCGCGGATGGCGATGCTCGCCGGTCTGACCGGGGCGACCACGTACGTCGTCCACGTCACCTGTGCGGAAGCGGCGGCGGCGATCGCCCGGGCGCGCGAGCGGGGTGTCGAGATCGTCGGCGAGACCTGCCCGCAGTATCTGCTGCTCGACGACGCGGTCTACGACCGCCCCGATTTCGCCGGGGCGGCGTTCGTCGTCTCGCCGCCGATCCGCCCGCGCGGGCATCAGACGGCCCTCTGGAAGGCCCTCGCCGCCGGGACCCTCCAGGTCGTGGCGACCGACCACTGTCCCTTCACCCAGGCGCAGAAGGCGGCGGGTCGCGACGACTTCCGGCGCATCCCTGGCGGTGCGGCGGGGATCGAGCACCGCCTCTCGCTGCTCTGGACCTTCGGCGTCGGCACCGGCCGCATCGACGCGCATCGCTTCGTCGATCTCGTGTCGACCCGTCCGGCGAAGCTCTTCGGGCTCTATCCGCGCAAAGGGGCGATCGCCGTCGGATCGGACGCCGACCTGGTGCTCTGGGACCCCGGCGCGACGGCGACGATCTCGGCGGCGACCCATCGCCACCGCAACGACGCGAGCATCTACGAGGGCTTCGAGATCGAAGGCGCCCCTGCTGCCGTGGTCGCCCGCGGCGAGCTGAGGTACCGCGACGGCCAGATCCTCGCCGAGCCCGGGAGCGGCCGCTTCCTCGTGCGCCAGCCCAATCTCGTTCGCTGA
- a CDS encoding amidohydrolase has product MPKPSSQPRAATAARSAASDLLAAAQAILPWMVEIRRDLHQHPELGLEEHRTRGRVEARLDELGIPFVGGLAGTGVVGTIAGRSSGPAVALRADLDALPLHDGKDVPYRSFHDGKMHACGHDVHTAVLLGAARLLGERAAELAGPVKLIFQPAEETVGGARLLVEQGVLADPPVAAIFGLHVDPGMEVGTVGLKYGQRNASSDNLKIVVHGRSCHGAYPSSGVDAIVVAAQVVSALQSVVSRNVDARASAVVTLGTISGGTQGNIVAARVEMVGTVRTLDNTTRALVLRRVREVAEGVASGFGARAEVVIEPSYDPLVNADEMVDVVRHSAGELLGEEGIVVVQRPNMGVEDFGFYLSHVPGAFYSLGVRNEAAGIVHPVHHELFDVDERAMAYGAALQVRNVLNAFAALAASR; this is encoded by the coding sequence ATGCCGAAACCGTCGAGCCAGCCCCGCGCTGCCACCGCGGCTCGTTCCGCCGCGAGCGATCTGCTTGCTGCGGCGCAGGCGATCCTGCCGTGGATGGTCGAGATCCGCCGCGATCTCCATCAGCATCCGGAGCTCGGCCTCGAGGAGCACCGGACCCGCGGTCGCGTCGAGGCGCGCCTCGACGAGCTGGGCATCCCGTTCGTCGGGGGGCTTGCCGGCACCGGCGTCGTCGGCACGATCGCCGGGCGGTCGTCCGGCCCGGCGGTCGCCTTGCGGGCCGACCTCGACGCCCTGCCGCTGCACGACGGCAAGGACGTGCCCTACCGTTCCTTCCACGACGGGAAGATGCACGCCTGCGGCCACGACGTCCACACGGCGGTGCTGCTCGGCGCAGCGCGTCTGCTCGGCGAACGGGCCGCGGAGCTCGCCGGTCCCGTCAAGCTGATCTTCCAGCCGGCCGAAGAGACGGTCGGCGGCGCGCGGCTGCTGGTCGAGCAGGGCGTCCTCGCCGACCCGCCCGTCGCGGCGATCTTCGGTCTGCACGTCGACCCCGGGATGGAGGTCGGCACCGTCGGCCTGAAGTACGGCCAACGCAACGCCTCGTCCGACAACCTGAAGATCGTCGTCCACGGTCGCTCCTGTCACGGCGCCTATCCCTCCTCCGGCGTCGACGCCATCGTCGTCGCCGCGCAGGTGGTCAGCGCGCTGCAGAGCGTGGTGAGCCGCAACGTCGACGCGCGCGCCAGCGCCGTGGTCACGCTCGGCACGATCTCCGGCGGCACCCAGGGCAACATCGTCGCTGCGCGAGTCGAGATGGTCGGCACCGTGCGCACGCTCGACAACACCACGCGGGCGCTCGTCCTGCGCCGGGTGCGCGAAGTCGCCGAAGGCGTCGCGTCGGGGTTCGGCGCGCGCGCCGAGGTGGTCATCGAGCCGAGCTACGACCCGCTGGTCAACGCCGACGAGATGGTCGACGTCGTGCGACACAGTGCCGGCGAGCTGCTGGGTGAGGAGGGGATCGTCGTCGTGCAGCGACCCAACATGGGGGTCGAGGACTTCGGCTTCTACCTGAGCCACGTCCCCGGCGCCTTCTACTCGCTCGGGGTGCGCAACGAGGCGGCGGGAATCGTCCACCCCGTGCACCACGAGCTGTTCGACGTCGACGAGCGCGCGATGGCCTACGGCGCGGCGCTCCAGGTCCGCAACGTCCTCAACGCCTTCGCCGCGCTCGCCGCGTCACGCTGA
- a CDS encoding radical SAM protein: MGLRALAEAWNGRHREPPADGPLWVELSPDQPHPVDLRWVDELVASARPHLCVRAEDELLILVPNRPVKVNRTAMRVLAAMLDERLGIAEVLAREGDDARKRRDLHWFFADLAAWLKGTIGEGEGRRAVVREPFRADFCTLPLLAEVALTYRCNLTCSFCYAGCGAVGLPEGWSESRTMSDDEVCRVLEVIARDARCPSVSFTGGEPTVRPALPRFVRHAKGLGLKVNLISNGQRLDEARVAELAAAGLDSAQLSLEGPDAALHDALVGRPGAFARLWEAVDRLRSQGIRVHTNTTVSRGNVERVEEIVDEAARRGLARLTMNLVIPCGSARQDETVAVSYSEIGERVLAARRRAEERGLEIIWYSPLPLCLFNTVAHGLGNRGCAAADGLLHVNPAGDVLPCSSFDHGESLGNLLRQPFAEVWQSREARFFRDKRMMPASCAGCSDAAVCQGACVLYWREAGLAELGESSSAPPPLPAGWRSRSEPTGPASPA, encoded by the coding sequence ATGGGCCTGCGCGCGCTGGCCGAGGCGTGGAACGGCCGGCACCGCGAGCCGCCGGCGGACGGTCCGCTCTGGGTCGAGCTCTCCCCCGATCAGCCCCATCCCGTCGACCTCCGCTGGGTCGACGAGCTCGTGGCGAGCGCCCGGCCGCACCTCTGTGTGCGGGCCGAGGACGAGCTCCTCATCCTCGTCCCGAACCGCCCGGTCAAGGTCAACCGGACGGCAATGCGCGTGCTCGCGGCGATGCTCGACGAACGGCTCGGCATCGCCGAGGTGCTGGCGCGCGAAGGCGACGATGCCCGCAAGCGACGCGATCTGCACTGGTTCTTCGCCGACCTGGCCGCCTGGCTCAAGGGCACGATCGGGGAGGGCGAAGGGCGGCGCGCCGTGGTCCGCGAGCCGTTCCGCGCCGACTTCTGCACCCTGCCGCTGCTGGCCGAGGTCGCGCTCACCTACCGCTGCAACCTGACCTGCTCGTTCTGCTATGCCGGCTGCGGTGCCGTCGGGTTGCCGGAAGGCTGGAGCGAGTCGCGCACGATGAGCGACGACGAGGTCTGTCGCGTGCTCGAGGTGATCGCGCGCGACGCGCGCTGTCCGAGCGTCAGCTTCACCGGTGGCGAGCCGACCGTGCGGCCGGCGCTGCCGCGCTTCGTGCGCCACGCCAAGGGGCTCGGGCTCAAGGTCAACCTGATCTCGAACGGGCAGCGCCTCGACGAGGCGCGCGTTGCCGAGCTCGCCGCCGCCGGGCTCGATTCGGCGCAGCTCTCGCTCGAAGGACCGGACGCCGCACTCCACGACGCCCTGGTCGGTCGACCGGGGGCGTTCGCGCGGCTTTGGGAGGCGGTCGATCGCCTGCGGTCGCAGGGCATCCGGGTGCACACCAACACCACGGTGAGCCGCGGCAACGTCGAGCGGGTGGAGGAGATCGTCGACGAGGCGGCGCGACGCGGGCTCGCACGGCTGACGATGAACCTCGTCATCCCCTGCGGCTCGGCACGCCAGGACGAGACGGTCGCCGTCTCCTACTCCGAGATCGGCGAGCGCGTGCTCGCGGCACGCCGCCGGGCCGAGGAGCGTGGCCTCGAGATCATCTGGTACTCGCCGCTGCCGCTCTGCCTGTTCAACACCGTCGCCCACGGTCTGGGCAACCGCGGCTGTGCCGCCGCGGACGGGCTGCTGCACGTCAACCCGGCCGGCGACGTGCTGCCGTGCTCGAGCTTCGACCACGGCGAGAGCCTCGGCAACCTGCTGCGGCAGCCGTTCGCCGAGGTCTGGCAGTCGCGCGAGGCGCGCTTCTTCCGCGACAAGCGGATGATGCCGGCGAGTTGTGCCGGCTGCTCCGACGCCGCCGTCTGCCAGGGCGCCTGCGTCCTCTACTGGCGCGAAGCGGGTCTCGCCGAGCTCGGGGAGTCTTCGTCGGCGCCGCCGCCGCTGCCGGCCGGCTGGCGGAGCCGGAGCGAGCCGACCGGGCCGGCGAGCCCGGCCTGA
- the lysA gene encoding diaminopimelate decarboxylase, with the protein MNPFQWRDGHLHADEIPVEAIAAAVGTPTYIYSATAIRESYRRLHTAFAPLGAHLHFAVKSSPNLHLCRLLHSLGAGMDVVSGGELERAWLSGTPMADIVFAGVGKSDDEIRAALDGRFALVSAATAANFGRPDPKGRGTVGRFNVESESELSRIAALAAELGVRARFCLRVNPNVDPHTHEYTTTGKKENKFGIDADRIVEVVGRFAGEPGLAFEGLHLHIGSPVPQVEPYAEAIAVAFGLMDELARRGHPVSTLNLGGGWPIPYTEGSVAPLEAFGERLVPLLAERAAAGLQILLEPGRSILANSGLLLARVQHVKHGRAKNFVICDGGMHVLIRPALYKAFHFVWPVDWEGPTPRWIEDATTDERLDRDALEVCDLVGPICETGDFLARDRALPKMRQGDLVAVFSAGAYGMSMASNYNDHGRPAEVLVEGSRATLINRRQELAAILATEAEVGELELGPVVTW; encoded by the coding sequence ATGAATCCCTTTCAATGGCGCGACGGCCATCTGCACGCCGACGAGATCCCCGTCGAGGCGATCGCCGCGGCGGTCGGCACACCCACCTACATCTACTCGGCGACGGCGATCCGCGAGTCGTACCGGCGCCTGCATACGGCCTTCGCACCGCTCGGCGCGCACCTCCACTTCGCCGTCAAGTCGAGCCCCAACCTGCACCTCTGCCGGCTGCTGCACTCGCTCGGCGCCGGCATGGACGTCGTCTCCGGCGGCGAGCTCGAGCGCGCCTGGCTTTCGGGTACGCCGATGGCCGACATCGTCTTCGCCGGGGTCGGCAAGAGCGACGACGAGATCCGCGCCGCGCTCGACGGCCGCTTCGCCCTGGTGAGCGCGGCGACCGCCGCCAACTTCGGCCGGCCCGACCCCAAGGGCCGCGGCACCGTCGGTCGCTTCAACGTCGAGTCGGAGAGCGAGCTCTCGCGCATCGCCGCACTGGCCGCCGAGCTCGGCGTGCGCGCCCGCTTCTGCCTGCGGGTCAACCCGAACGTCGACCCGCACACCCACGAGTACACGACGACGGGGAAGAAGGAGAACAAGTTCGGCATCGATGCCGACCGCATCGTCGAGGTGGTCGGCCGCTTCGCCGGCGAGCCCGGCCTCGCTTTCGAGGGGCTGCACCTGCACATCGGCTCGCCGGTGCCGCAGGTCGAGCCGTACGCCGAAGCGATCGCGGTCGCCTTCGGGCTCATGGACGAGCTGGCGCGGCGCGGCCATCCGGTCTCGACGCTCAACCTCGGCGGTGGCTGGCCGATCCCCTACACCGAAGGGTCGGTCGCCCCGCTCGAGGCGTTCGGCGAGCGGCTCGTGCCGCTGCTCGCCGAGCGCGCCGCCGCCGGCCTGCAGATCCTCCTCGAGCCCGGCCGTTCGATCCTCGCCAACTCCGGCCTGCTGCTCGCCCGCGTGCAACACGTCAAGCACGGACGGGCGAAGAACTTCGTCATCTGCGACGGTGGCATGCACGTGTTGATCCGCCCGGCGCTCTACAAGGCGTTCCACTTCGTCTGGCCGGTCGACTGGGAAGGGCCGACGCCACGCTGGATCGAGGACGCGACGACCGACGAGCGACTCGACCGCGACGCCCTCGAGGTCTGCGACCTGGTCGGTCCGATCTGCGAGACCGGCGACTTCCTCGCCCGCGATCGCGCGCTGCCGAAGATGCGCCAGGGGGACCTGGTCGCCGTCTTCTCCGCCGGTGCCTACGGCATGTCGATGGCGTCGAACTACAACGACCACGGCCGCCCGGCCGAGGTGCTGGTCGAAGGGAGCCGGGCCACGCTGATCAATCGACGGCAGGAGCTCGCCGCCATCCTCGCCACCGAAGCCGAAGTGGGCGAGCTCGAGCTCGGCCCGGTGGTCACCTGGTGA